GAGGCGGAGGGCGTCAACCGCGAACTCTTCGAGGACCACGAGATGGTAGCCTCCCTCCAGAAACTCCTGCCGCTCGATCCCGGCGCGCTGCTCACCGACCTCGTGGCTGCCGCGCGCGAGTTCAAGGGCACGGCGGATTTCGAAGACGACGTCTGCCTGCTCGCGGTGGAACTGAAACGTCTACTCTCGTAAAGCCGCCCGCATCCGGCCTTATCCGGTCTCGCTCGGGATGAAGTCTGGGCGAGGGGGGATTCGAACCCCCACTCCTTACGGAACAGGATCCTAAGTCCTGCGCGTCTGCCAGTTCCGCCACTCGCCCATATATTATAACAACAAGTAGTTACGATAATTTATAAGAATGCTTTTGTAAGCCGGTAACGTTCGGGTAACGTTTATCTGTCCAAACGGAGGGACAGCATGAGCAGACACAAGCAAACCGTTCATACGATCTGTATTCGCAAACGCCGCGACAAGTGGCAAGTTGATTGTCGCAAGATCGGCGGAAAACAAATCTCCTACGAGACCAAGGATCAGGCCGAAGGCGCGGCTATAGCCGCTTGGCAAGACTACCAGACCAGCAAGCTGCTTGGCTTTGACCTGACACCCGAGCGCCGCCGGCTGGCTGTGGACGCGTTCAAGAGGCTGGAGGGCTACCCCGACGACAGCCTTCTCGATGCCGTGGACTTCTACAAGGAACGGACCAGCCCGAAGAACAGCAAGCGAACCGTCGACGAACTCTTCACCGAGTTCATGGCAAGCCACGAGGGCGCCGGTAACAAGCCGGTCACCTTGCGCGATTACAGGCAACGGCTTGGCCGGTTCAGGGATGCGTTCAGAGGGCGCCTTGTCCATGAGATCAGCACGCTTGAGCTTGAGCGCTGGCTGGACAAGATCGGCGCAACGAGCACCCACCGAAGAAACTACCGGCGCGAGTTGTCCATATTCTTCAAGTTCGCCGTGACCCGTGAATATGCCCGCCGAAATGTGGCAACAGGGATTCTTAAGGTCAGGGTCAAGCGGAAACCGCCCGAAGTCTTCACGCCGCAGGAAGTTCGCTCTCTAATGTTTGTGGCCAAGGAATACCAGCTTGGGTTGATGCTCCCTTACTTTGCCATTGGCTGCTTCGCCGGCCTCAAGTCCGAGGAACTGCGCCGCCTTACCTGGGAGGACATTAACTTTGAGACGCGCGAGATCTATGTCAGTCCCGAGGCGGCCAAAACCAGTGAGGACCGCTTTGTTCCAATGCAGGACAACTTGGTCGAGTGGCTGCAGCTCATTCCGGATGCGGCACGAAAGGGCATGCTCGACTGGGATCGAACAGCTTTTCAGGCAATACGCAAGAACGCGGGTGTGCTGGAGAAGTGGAAGGCCAATATGGACATCATGCGGCACAGCGCCGCAAGTCATCTGTACAAACTGACCGGTAACGCGGCGCAGACTGCAGCGGCCATGGGGCATGGCCTGGTCGTCTTTATGAAGCATTACAAGCGCGCTGTGAGCGAGGCTGACGGCAAGGCGTACTTCGATGTGCGCCCGACCGATTCGAAATCCAATATCATGGGGATGAACGCCGGCTGAGCCGTAGGAATCTGGCCGCGGCTCCTTGAGTTCGGGCCGATTTCTCTTGGCGAACCGCCTCCACGACTTCGCCGGCCAGCTTGGGCGCATGGAAGCCGCCCCGTAGCGGGTGGCCAATACAGCGGGAGCCGCTTTCCTTACCGCGACAGCATGGTTTTGATTCCAGTGGACCGAGCATGGGCGCCACGCGGATGATCGACAAGCCGCGTTATCGGGGCGCTTGACTCACTATGCTGATCTGGCCGGGTTCCAGGATTTCCATGTTGGGTACATCTTGATGGTAGTAAAGCAGGCCACTGATGCGAACGGTCCGCCCGTTCAGGAGAACCGACGGATGTCCCCCTAACGCTTGGACCAGGGCCTCCATGTTCTTTTTGCGGATGATAGCCGTGAAATGGCCCGGCGTCGTTTTCCCGAAGTTCAGAAACGTCAGGGCGGATGTCGGCGACGCGCCGATCCCGTCAATCCGTCCTTCAACCGTGATTCGTTTCCCCTTGTACGCGCGGAGTTCGTCCAGCGCCGTGGCGGAAATGACCGGCAGGCTGCTGTCGTTTACCGATATCAGGCGAATCTGGTCCGGCCGGGTAAGGATGATTTCCGGAATGCCCTTGTAAACGTTAATAATGCCGTCGATTTCCACTTCCTGCCCGGCGATGGCGCGCAGGTTTTCCCCGTGCACAGCTGTGAACGAGGGGAGGACGTTTCGATGAACGATGCATTGAATGTGGGCTTCATCATTGCCGCTGAAGTTGATGTACGTGTACTGGTTTTGTCCTGCCCGGATGATGGACAGGACGTTCCCTCGCACAATGACGTGTTGACCGGCGTGCCGTAATTGACTGGCTATATCCTGGGCGTCCAGTCGAACAGGGGCCTCCGTCGCGGGGGGGGCCTCCGCGGATGCAACGGGCCCGGCCGTCTCGGAAGGGGGCGAACTCGCGGCGGGACGGGATGCGGACGGTGGGGCCGGCGGCGGGGAATCGGAGGGATATGACTTTTTCAACTCCAACTCGTTCCACGCAAGGGAACGACGTATAGCGGGGTCGGCGGGGTAATCCTGGGCCAGCGCTCTCCAGATGGCGTTTGCTTCCTCGAGTCGGGATTGTTTCCCTGGCCCTTCCCAGTTGCCCAGCATTCGGCCCAGACGCATGCGGAGGTCCCGGCTCGATGGATGACCGCGCAGCAAGTCCTTGTACAGCGAATAGGATTCGGCCAGTACGGCCTCGGCGGCAACAACATCGCGGGAATCGTTATGCGTGCGAGCCAGTTCATCCAGGGCGAGCGTAAGATCCTCTTTGCATTCCGCATTGTCGGGATACTGATTGGTCAGTTTGCGCCCGATCGCCAGGGATTCTTCGAGGGCGAGCCGGGAGGCGGCGAGATTCTTACGCTGCCTGAACAGCCTGCCCAGACCGTTCAGCGCGCGGGCCAGATCCTGTTGGTATTCCTGGCTTTCAGGGTGTTGTTCCGCCAGGGCGCGGCCGATAGTCAGGGCCTTTTCAAACGCCTGTTGTGCGGCGTCCACGGCCCCTTGTCTTTTGGCGCCTTCAGCCCATTCCACATAGGTCCTGACCAGGTCGCGTTGATGCTCGGAATTATGCGGTTCGGCGGCCAGGCGTTTCTCCAATAGCGAAAGCTTTCGTTTCCATATCTCCATCGCCTCGGGCCATTTTTCGACCTGGCGATAAAAACCGCCGAGGCGAGTCAACGCCCAGTTCAGTTCCCGCTGCAAGCGCTCATCCTGTTGATTCTCGGCGACAAACTGCTCGTAGAAAGCCACGGCATCGCGGAGCAACTGCTCCCGCGCCGGCGCCGCGCCGGGGACATCCGCCAGCGTTCCCTGGGCGACGACAGTCATAAATTGATCCACGGTGTCCATGGCCTTGAGGAGGTTGGCCTGCGCCCTTTCCTGATTCTGCACGGCCTCGCGCTCCGCCCGCCGGGCTTTCTCTTCGGCTCGCCGGGCCCGGAACAGACCGACGTGGGCCAGTATCAGGCCGCTCACCAGTGCCAGGGCCATCGCCGCGGCGCTGCCCACCAGGGCCTTGTGCCGGCGCACGAATTTAGTTGCCCGATACCAGGTGGACGGAGAGCGGGCGGTGATCGGCTCGTTGTTCAGGTATCGCTGCAGGTCGTCCGCCAGCGCGGACGCGGAGGCGAATCGGCGTTCCTTCTCCTTTTCCATCGCCTTGCGCACGATGATTTCAAGGTCGCCACGAAATGCGCGGTTGACCATGCCGAGGCGCGTCGGTTCCTGTTCGTGAAGCATCCGGACCGCCTCGTGAATCATTTGCGTATCGAGGCGGTAAGGACGCTCGCCGGTCAATACCTCAAAACCGATCACGCCCAGGGCGTAGATGTCGGTTCGCACGTCGATTTCGTCGGCCTGGCCGTCCGCTTGCTCCGGCGACATGTAGGAGAGCGTGCCGATCACGATCCCCGCTTCCTTCTGCGCCGTGGTAATCTGGATGTTGGCCTCGGTTAACCGCGACACGCCAAAATCGAGGATCTTGGGCTGCCCGTTCGCGTCCACCAGGATATTGGAAGGTTTCAAGTCGCGGTGAATAATGCCTCTTTGATGGGCGTGATGCACGCCGTCCACGACGCGCTTGAGCAGCGCGACCCGTTCGGGGATGGAGAGCGTGTGCTGCCTGACATACTCGGTGATCGGCACGCCCTCGATAAACTCCATGGCGAAGAAGGGCTGGGAAAAGCTTCCGGACGTCGTGGCCCCGGCCTCGTAAATGCGCGCGATCGCGGGATGTTCGAGCCGGCCCAGGATTTCGACCTCCAGGCTGAATCGCCGCAGCAAGACGGGCGAGATCAGGGAGGGCAGAAGAAGCTTCAGCGCGACGCGGCGGCGGGGCTTTTCCTGCCAGGCCTCGTAGACGACGCACATGCCTCCCTGGCCCACGGCGCGAAGGACGCTGTAACCGGGAACGATCGGCAGGGGAAGCGCGACGGGGTGGACGGGCGGGAGATTCCCCGCCGTGCTGATCAACGGCATTTCGCCGGGAGAAGGACCGCGGTCATCCGTCATGGCGCTCGTGCCCTTGCGTCGCCAAGGCCTCTTCAAACAAGCGGCTAAGGTCCGGGGGGATCCACGGTCGGTTATGCGCCCACGTATAGCCCCTCCGGATTTCCGAACGCGGGAGATTGGTGATGGCAATATGGATGCGTGTTTCCGCGGCGGCCAGGGTGGCGTAATACAACACGGTGGCCACCTGCTCGGGATAGGCGTATTGAGGACTTCGGCATAATTGCTTGGCGAAATCCTTGACCAGCCGGAGAACGGAAGCGGGCGGATGCGGGTGCAACAGCAGTTCCCGGAAGGTACGGACAGGGGTCTCGGCCAACGTGTCCCGGATGTCCGGAATAAGTTGGCCGAGGTCGCCGGCCAGGGGGGCATTCATCTGGTGTTCGATCATGGGCCCGTAGTCCCGATCGGCCCAGGTCACCCGCTCATGGGTCGTTTCCTCCATAAGACCCTTCAGCACCCTGGCCTCCGCCCTCAATCGATGCGGGCCGGATATGCGAGATGAACGCCTCATGACTCTTTTCTCACTGATACGCAGAAAGGTCCGATAATATTGCGTGGAGTTCCTTCATTTCGCGTTCCACGGCCCCTTCATCGCAGGAGTAATCGAGGATAATCGACCGAAAGGTGCGCTCGAACATGTGTTTGACGGTGACCAGCGCGCACGCGGCCTGCAGGGGCGACGAAAAGCCGAGCCGATTCACCAACTGGGCGTACGGAGTGGGGGTATCCCCATGCAGGATGGGATTCACGACCCGGTCCTCCAGCAAGGCCCAGTAATGGGCCCGGCCGGTCGACTCGCAGTTGCACTTCACCTGTCGCAGGGTTTCATTGATGAGTTCCCGAATCCAGGCCAGGTCGAAAACGACGGAGGGGGAGTGTTCGCCGGTCGATTTCTCGATTCGTTCCGTCAATTGATCGAGCGACATGACGGCGCTTCGGCCCGGCGAGCGGCGGACGCTGTTTCTTTTACGGAACGAGCTGACCGCGTAGCGATCCAGGGAGGTCAGGAGAAGGGTGCGAAATTTGCCGCGCTCCCGATTCGCCGAGGCCAGGAGGTCTCCCAGCAAGATTTTCTTGAGAATGAAGTCATGCACAAGATCTTCAGCCTGATCCTGGGGCATGCGCCATGAGTAGCCCAGATGCGTGAGCAGGGCCGGTCTGTAGAGTTGCAGCAAATCATCGCAAGCCCGCTCTGCCTCCTTGCTGGACTGATGAGGCACCGCTCTTCGTACCAGTGTCCAGCGGGTCGTAGGAAACTTCCGGGCTGGTTTGCCTGCATTCATTTTTCATGAACGGCTGTTATCGACGGGATCGATTGTAGGGCAACTCCCACATGCAGTCAATACGCAGTCCTGGGCGCCAATACGGTACCCCTTGATCCTCAAATTATTATACAGCCGAAATGCAAACTTGTTCCGCCCCGGGACAAATCTGTTCAGCGCTGCAGGTACGCATCGGCATTTGAGTTCAAAGTTTTCGACCGCGCGTAAAAGTCCTGAAAGCAGCGCTGCCGCGCTCATTACAGGCTTGTAATGAATGAGATATGCCGCACTCCGGCCGGGCACTATATCCGCACTCCGACTGCGTATAGCTAGTTAAGTCAGTGTTGTCTCGATGGATATCGGATCGGATGAAGGATGCGCTCAAACAAAGAGCGTCCGTGGTTGTGTATAACTAATTAGTAAGCAACTGGATGTGTAGGATACGCCCGGGGAGGCTGTGTCTGTTTGACTCAATGGCCGCAGCGCGCAGCGCGGGGCGCTTGTCGGTGTAACTTATTCTGGAAACGGGAAATACGCCGTGAAACGAGTGTGGAGTGATGCGGGAAGGCATTCGCGCACTGTATACCACAGCGAGGGGCCGACACGAGAATACGAGGCTCGATGGTTTTTAAAGCCCTAGGAAAGACGCCAACCATGAACAAGAAATATCTGCTCGTCGTGGCTGCGCTGATTCCGCTGCTATGCGCGAAGTCCGCTCGGGCCAGCGACTATACCAAGCTTCTGCTGCACATGGATGGTTCCGGCTCCAATATTGTGGACTCGTCATACCATCCGAAAACCATAACCGTGGTGGGTAATACAACGCAGACGACGGGGTCCAAATTCGGGCCCACCAGCGCCTATTTCGACGGCAGCGGAGATTACTTCCACGTCTACAACAGCTCCAACACGGCTGACTTCAATTTCGGAACAAACGATTTCACGATAGACTTCTGGTTGTATCCTTTATACACGGCCAATCAGTTGGTGTTTCTCATGTTCAGCGGTGCCACCAATAATATCTGTATACAGCACTATTATACAGGCGGAAAAATATGTTTCTACCCGGGCAACACGACAATCAACAATACCGGGGTGACCGTCCCGTGGAGTCAGTGGGCCCATTATGCCATCGTAAGAAATAACGGTGCCTTGAAACTGTATCTCAATGGCGCGGCAATATATACGGGCACGTTTACAGGGACCTTCAACAGCAATGCCCTATATTTCAGTCATCCAAACGCTTACTACAAGGGCTACGTTGACGAATTGCGGATTTCAAAGGGCATCGCCCGGTGGACGAACAACTTTACGCCGCCAACAGCCGCCTATGAGCTTGCACCCCAGCCCCTGTTGTCAGCGCTCACGGCGACAGGGATCACGGCTTCGGGCGCGACGCTGGGGGCGACGGTGGCGACGAACGTGCCGGACTTGACGGAGCGTGGCACTGTGTGGGGGACGGCGGCGGAACCGACGGCGAACGCGCTGGCGGAAGGGGGAACGGGGGCGGGGGT
This region of Kiritimatiellia bacterium genomic DNA includes:
- a CDS encoding tyrosine-type recombinase/integrase; its protein translation is MSRHKQTVHTICIRKRRDKWQVDCRKIGGKQISYETKDQAEGAAIAAWQDYQTSKLLGFDLTPERRRLAVDAFKRLEGYPDDSLLDAVDFYKERTSPKNSKRTVDELFTEFMASHEGAGNKPVTLRDYRQRLGRFRDAFRGRLVHEISTLELERWLDKIGATSTHRRNYRRELSIFFKFAVTREYARRNVATGILKVRVKRKPPEVFTPQEVRSLMFVAKEYQLGLMLPYFAIGCFAGLKSEELRRLTWEDINFETREIYVSPEAAKTSEDRFVPMQDNLVEWLQLIPDAARKGMLDWDRTAFQAIRKNAGVLEKWKANMDIMRHSAASHLYKLTGNAAQTAAAMGHGLVVFMKHYKRAVSEADGKAYFDVRPTDSKSNIMGMNAG
- a CDS encoding protein kinase, which encodes MTDDRGPSPGEMPLISTAGNLPPVHPVALPLPIVPGYSVLRAVGQGGMCVVYEAWQEKPRRRVALKLLLPSLISPVLLRRFSLEVEILGRLEHPAIARIYEAGATTSGSFSQPFFAMEFIEGVPITEYVRQHTLSIPERVALLKRVVDGVHHAHQRGIIHRDLKPSNILVDANGQPKILDFGVSRLTEANIQITTAQKEAGIVIGTLSYMSPEQADGQADEIDVRTDIYALGVIGFEVLTGERPYRLDTQMIHEAVRMLHEQEPTRLGMVNRAFRGDLEIIVRKAMEKEKERRFASASALADDLQRYLNNEPITARSPSTWYRATKFVRRHKALVGSAAAMALALVSGLILAHVGLFRARRAEEKARRAEREAVQNQERAQANLLKAMDTVDQFMTVVAQGTLADVPGAAPAREQLLRDAVAFYEQFVAENQQDERLQRELNWALTRLGGFYRQVEKWPEAMEIWKRKLSLLEKRLAAEPHNSEHQRDLVRTYVEWAEGAKRQGAVDAAQQAFEKALTIGRALAEQHPESQEYQQDLARALNGLGRLFRQRKNLAASRLALEESLAIGRKLTNQYPDNAECKEDLTLALDELARTHNDSRDVVAAEAVLAESYSLYKDLLRGHPSSRDLRMRLGRMLGNWEGPGKQSRLEEANAIWRALAQDYPADPAIRRSLAWNELELKKSYPSDSPPPAPPSASRPAASSPPSETAGPVASAEAPPATEAPVRLDAQDIASQLRHAGQHVIVRGNVLSIIRAGQNQYTYINFSGNDEAHIQCIVHRNVLPSFTAVHGENLRAIAGQEVEIDGIINVYKGIPEIILTRPDQIRLISVNDSSLPVISATALDELRAYKGKRITVEGRIDGIGASPTSALTFLNFGKTTPGHFTAIIRKKNMEALVQALGGHPSVLLNGRTVRISGLLYYHQDVPNMEILEPGQISIVSQAPR
- a CDS encoding sigma-70 family RNA polymerase sigma factor codes for the protein MNAGKPARKFPTTRWTLVRRAVPHQSSKEAERACDDLLQLYRPALLTHLGYSWRMPQDQAEDLVHDFILKKILLGDLLASANRERGKFRTLLLTSLDRYAVSSFRKRNSVRRSPGRSAVMSLDQLTERIEKSTGEHSPSVVFDLAWIRELINETLRQVKCNCESTGRAHYWALLEDRVVNPILHGDTPTPYAQLVNRLGFSSPLQAACALVTVKHMFERTFRSIILDYSCDEGAVEREMKELHAILSDLSAYQ